Proteins encoded by one window of Arachis hypogaea cultivar Tifrunner chromosome 1, arahy.Tifrunner.gnm2.J5K5, whole genome shotgun sequence:
- the LOC112708961 gene encoding G patch domain-containing protein TGH — translation MDSDEEDFVFYGTPIEREEELTSRKKKAIAESSGQLRTLPAWKQEVRDEEGRRRFHGAFTGGYSAGYYNTVGSKEGWTPQTFRSSRKNRAEFKEQNILNFLDEDEKAELDGWFLGTSSQFDTFGFTAAEIARKQAEKEQKQRPSVIPGPAPDELIQPATESIGVKLLLKMGWRRGRSIKDSHADALYDARRQARRAFLAFSSDDPKVKTSESEQNKDDVETFLEQSTNDDVQSSKSTPVFVLNPKQDLYGLGFDPYKHAPEFREKKRSRLSSKGGPGYSKNMSTRNSLFSLKSGKSAPGFGIGALEELDAEDEDVYATGFEFEDTYVQEVEEPSTLRLENQKKKDQKDQKDHDNLPGFRVASNTDYQMERFEAPPIPKDFVPRHSFSGPLEINHKNYDLPPPDIPPPEDSNLKILIEGVANLVARCGKLYEDISREKNQSNPLFSFLSGGTGHDYYARKLWEAQQKCKDKTKPLLDGKVSSDVKRLTAESRGQILGEKPLERSLQDSSSSVASTDVHLQFNLTDTFTKSEPFGELPDVEKPFKHDPAKQDRFEQFLKDKYRGGLRSTKSSLAGDMSEAARARERLDFEAAAEAILKGKQGKESNLGIPSSMDFITGGLMQFTSGEAEPKKDLQSEDLAQKKKYPRREEFQWRPSALLCKRFDLIDPYMGKPAPAPRSRSKLDSLIFTSDSAKGAKIEEPVLSKNISYVQQSANQDITKSTAESETEGDVEVENIERPVDLYKAIFSDDSDDGGEDPNHLKKVENQEKKAEVANTALSRLIAGDFLESLGKELGLEVPPDMPYPSQKFRNTASQEENINEHSRTNTLKVEHNSEMPPNHGLPSDQDTVYEGGPSKGDVIHANMLESGSTKINATGIYDSKSGKSNGESYKDDMKIKSPLPREQDHSSGSSSEEERKRKRSGKSSRDKHEEYRKTKTLSTHRRDYSSGSSSEEESSRKRSRHHRHRRRTESDPSSDDERDRHGSRSKERKKGSSREKSSRSRKRSKHHKHRRH, via the exons ATGGATTCGGATGAAGAAGATTTTGTGTTCTACGGAACGCCCATAGAGCGTGAAGAAGAGTTAACTAGCCGCAAAAAGAAGGCCATTGCTGAGTCCTCTGGTCAACTTCGAACACTTCCAGCTTGGAAGCAAGAG GTTAGAGATGAGGAAGGACGGAGAAGATTCCATGGTGCATTTACTGGAGGCTATTCGGCTGGGTACTATAATACAGTGGGCTCAAAGGAGG GGTGGACTCCTCAGACTTTCAGATCCTCCAGGAAGAACAGAGCTGAGTTCAAAGAGCAGAACATATTAAATTTTCTAGATGAAGATGAGAAAGCT GAATTGGATGGTTGGTTTTTGGGGACATCTTCACAGTTTGACACATTTGGTTTTACTGCTGCTGAAATTGCTCGGAAACAAGCTGAGAAAGAGCAGAAGCAGAG GCCATCTGTTATTCCTGGACCTGCTCCTGATGAACTAATTCAACCAGCTACAGAGTCTATTG GGGTAAAACTACTATTGAAGATGGGATGGAGGCGTGGTCGCTCAATTAAGGATTCCCATGCTGATGCACTCTATG ATGCCAGACGACAGGCCAGGAGAGCTTTCTTAGCATTTTCCTCAGATGATCCAAAAGTCAAAACTAGTGAGTCTGAGCAGAACAAGGATGATGTTGAAACTTTTCTTGAGCAGTCTACTAATGACGATGTTCAGTCTTCTAAGAGCACACCA GTTTTTGTGCTCAACCCAAAGCAAGACCTGTATGGCTTAGGTTTTGATCCTTATAAACATGCTCCTGAGTTTAGAG AGAAAAAACGATCACGCTTATCCAGCAAGGGGGGTCCTGGGTATAGCAAAAACATGTCCACAAGGAACAGTCTTTTCAGTCTAAAGT CAGGAAAGTCAGCCCCTGGTTTTGGAATAGGAGCACTTGAGGAACTCGATGCTGAGGATGAGGATGTCTATGCCACTG GTTTTGAATTTGAAGATACATATGTTCAAGAAGTTGAAGAACCTTCAACGTTGAGGTTGGAAAATCAGAAAAAGAAGGATCAGAAGGATCAGAAGGACCATGATAATCTACCTGGTTTTAGAGTTGCATCCAATACTGACTATCAAATGGAAAG ATTTGAGGCTCCTCCAATTCCCAAGGATTTTGTGCCTCGCCATTCATTTTCCGGGCCTCTTGAGATTAATCACAAGAACTATGATCTACCTCCTCCAGATATTCCACCTCCTGAGGATAGCAACCTAAAAATATTGATTGAGGGGGTTGCAAATCTGGTTGCTAGATGTGGTAAATTATATGAGGATATATCTAGAGAAAAGAATCAGTCAAATCCGTTGTTTAGTTTTCTCTCTGGTGGTACTGGCCATGATTATTATGCAAGGAAACTGTGGGAGGCACAACAGAAATGCAAAGACAAAACTAAGCCACTTTTGGATGGGAAGGTTTCTTCTGATGTAAAGAGGCTGACAGCTGAGAGCCGAGGCCAGATCTTAggggaaaaacctctagaaagaagctTGCAAGATTCATCATCTTCTGTTGCTTCCACAGATGTTCATCTCCAGTTTAATCTTACGGATACATTTACAAAGTCTGAACCATTT GGTGAGTTACCAGATGTTGAAAAGCCTTTCAAGCATGATCCTGCAAAACAAGATAGATTTGAGCAGTTTCTCAAAGACAAATATAGAGGGGGTTTACGATCTACTAAATCAAGCCTAGCTGGTGATATGTCAGAGGCTGCTCGTGCTCGAGAGAGACTAGATTTTGAGGCTGCAGCTGAGGCAATattaaaaggaaagcagggaAAGGAAAGCAATCTTGGCATTCCATCTTCCATGGATTTCATCACAGGTGGTCTTATGCAGTTTACTTCTGGAGAAGCAGAG CCAAAGAAAGATCTGCAAAGTGAAGATTTGGCGCAGAAGAAGAAGTACCCTAGAAGGGAAGAATTTCAATGGCGCCCTTCAGCACTTCTCTGCAAACGCTTTGATCTCATTGATCCTTACATGGGGAAG CCGGCGCCTGCCCCGCGGAGTAGGAGCAAGTTGGATTCATTGATTTTCACATCAGACTCAGCCAAAGGCGCCAAAATAGAAGAGCCTGTTCTTTCTAAGAACATATCGTATGTGCAACAATCAGCTAATCAAGACATAACGAAAAGTACTGCTGAAAGCGAAACTGAAGGGGATGTGGAAGTTGAAAACATTGAAAGGCCAGTTGATCTGTACAAG GCTATTTTCTCTGATGATTCAGATGATGGAGGTGAAGACCCTAATCATCTTAAGAAAGTGGAGAATCAAGAAAAGAAAGCTGAAGTAGCCAATACAGCATTGAGCCGTTTGATTGCTGGTGACTTTCTAGAATCATTGGGTAAAGAACTAGGGCTTGAGGTTCCTCCTGATATGCCTTACCCCTCACAAAAATTCAGGAATACTGCTTCTCAGGAAGAAAATATCAACGAACATTCAAGAACAAACACTCTAAAGGTTGAACACAACAGTGAGATGCCACCAAATCATGGTTTGCCATCTGATCAGGACACTGTATATGAGGGTGGACCCTCAAAAGGTGACGTCATTCATGCAAATATGCTTGAGAGTGGTAGCACAAAAATCAATGCTACTGGAATCTATGACAGTAAATCCGGTAAGTCCAATGGGGAGAGCTATAAAGATGACATGAAAATCAAATCGCCTTTACCCCGGGAACAAGATCATAGCAGTGGTTCATCTTCAGAAGAGGAAAGGAAGAGAAAACGCTCAGGTAAGTCTAGCAGGGATAAACATGAAGAATACAGGAAAACTAAAACTCTTTCAACACACCGCCGAGACTATAGCAGTGGTTCTTCATCTGAAGAGGAAAGCAGTAGAAAACGTTCCAGGCATCATCGACATAGGAGGCGTACAGAAAGCGATCCATCCAGTGACGATGAAAGGGATCGACATGGTTCAAGgtcaaaagagagaaagaaagggtcTTCTCGAGAGAAAAGCAGTCGGAGTAGAAAACGCTCAAAACATCACAAGCACAGAAGACATTAA